The genomic region GTACGTACGGCACGCGGCCGAGCACCTGGCCCGGATGCTTGAGGTGGAACGATCCCGCTCCCGCCTGGCCTCCATCAGCGAGGAGCTGCTGCCCAGCCGGCTCCCCCGGATCCCCGGGGTCCAGCTCGCCGCCCGCCACCACACCGGGCCGCGCGGCGGGGGCGACTGGTACGACGCCCTGCCGCTGCCCGAGGGCGCCCTCGGGCTGGCCGTCGGCTCCGTCACCGGTTCCGGGCCCAGCGCCGTCGCCGCGATGGGCCGGCTGCGGGCCTCGCTGCGCGCCTATGCCGTCATGGAGGGCGAGGACCCGGTCGCCGTCCTGTCCGACCTGGAGCTGCTGCTGCGCCTCACGGAGCCGGCGCGCTCAGCCACCGCGCTGTTCGCCTACTGCGAGCCCGTCGGGAGCCCTGGTGCGGGCGGCCAGGGGAACAAGATCATCCTGGCGGGTGCGGGGCACACCCCGCCGCTGCTGATCGGCGAGCGCCGCACCGAGTACGTGGAGACCTCGCTCTCCGCGCCGCTGGGGATGCTGTCCTGCTGGGAGGCGCCGAGCGTGGAGATCGAACCTGCATCGGGAGAAACGGTGCTGCTGTACACGGACGGGCTGCTGCGGCGTACCGGGGACCCGATGGACCGCGCCTACGCCCGGCTGCACGCGGCGGCCGCAGGGGTTCCCCGTACCGCCCGGGACGACCCGGCCGCCCTCTGCGACCACATCCTGCGGACCGTGCTGCCCGAAGGGGAACCGGCCGACCTTCCCGACGACATCGTGCTGCTCGCCGCCCGGTTTGAGTGATATACGGCTGTTGCGCCGGTTGGGGCTGTTTGTGCCAAACAGCACATGCCCCTCCGGCCGTTTCCCCTCGCGCCTACGATGGATGGGGCCCAGACCCAGGTCCACACCCATCGCAGCTGAGGAGAAGACGTGGCTGACGAGCTCACCCCGGAGACCCCGGAAGAAGAGCAGCCCAAGAAGACGCACAAGCAGCGCAAGAACGGGCTGTACCCGGGCGTCAGCGACGAACTCGCCGAGAGCATGCGCACCGGCTGGGCCGACACCGAGCTGACCGGGCTCGAGCCCATCGCCCAGGCCGCGCACACCGGCGCCCGCCGCGCCGCCCTGTCCGCGCGCTTCCCCGGCGAGCGCCTCGTCGTCCCCGCGGGCCGCCTGAAGACCCGCTCGAACGACACCGAGTACCCCTTCCGCGCCTCGACCGAGTACGCGTACCTCACCGGCGACCAGACCGAGAACGGCGTCCTGGTCCTGGAGCCCACCGGCGAGACCGGCCACACGGCCACGATCTACCTGCTGCCGCGCTCCAACCGTGAGAACGGCGAGTTCTGGCTCTCCGGCCAGGGTGAGCTGTGGGTCGGCCGCCGCCACTCCCTCACCGAGGCCGAGCAGCTCCTGGGCATCCCCGCCAAGGACGTCCGCGAGCTCGCCGAAGCCCTCACCGAGGCCGAGGGCCCGGTCCGGAACGTCCGCAGCCACGACTCCGTGATCGAGACCGCCCTCACCGACAAGGTGACCAAGGAGCGCGACGAGGAGCTACGCGTCTACCTCTCCGAGGCCCGCGCCGTGAAGGACGACTTCGAGATCGGCGAGCTGCAGAAGGCCGTCGACTCCACCGTCCGCGGCTTCGAGGACGTGGTGAAGGTCCTCGACAAGGCCGAGGCCACCTCCGAGCGCTACATCGAGGGCACCTTCTTCCTGCGCGCCCGCGTCGAGGGCAACGACGTCGGCTACGGCTCCATCTGCGCCGCCGGCCCGCACGCCTGCACCCTGCACTGGGTCCGCAACGACGGCGACGTCCGCTCCGGTGACCTGCTGCTTCTCGACGCCGGTGTGGAGACCCACTCCCTCTACACCGCCGACGTCACGCGCACGCTGCCGATCAACGGCACGTACACCGACATCCAGCGCAAGATCTACGACGCGGTCTACGAGTCCCAGGAAGCCGGCATCGCCGCGGTGAAGCCGGGTGCGAAGTTCCGCGACTTCCACGACGCCTCCCAGCACGTGCTGGCCGAGAAGCTCGTCGAGTGGGGCCTGCTGGAGGGCCCCGTCGAGCGCGTCCTGGAGCTCGGCCTGCAGCGCCGCTGGACCCTGCACGGCACCGGCCACATGCTCGGCATGGACGTCCACGACTGCGCCGCCGCGCGCACCGAGGCGTACGTCGACGGCACGCTGGAGCCGGGCATGTGCCTCACGGTCGAGCCCGGTCTGTACTTCCAGGCCGACGACCTGACCGTGCCCGAGGAGTACCGCGGCATCGGCGTCCGGATCGAGGACGACATCCTCGTCACCGAGGACGGCAACCGGAACCTGTCGGCCGGGCTGCCCCGCACCTCGGACGAGGTCGAGGCCTGGATGGCGCGCCTCAAGGGCTGACGGTCCAAGGGCTGCGGCCTGCGGCCTGCGCGTGACGATGGGCGGGTTCCCGGGCGGGACCCGCCCATCGGCGTGCCTACGACACCTTCAGCAGCGCGTCGTCGCGCCACTTCAGCATCTTGTCGAAGCTCACCACCGCGCCGCGGCCCGGCCGGTTGCGGAAGCGGACGTGGTCGGCGAGTTCCTCGATCAGGTGCAGTCCCCGGCCGTGCTCGGCCAGCGAGGGTCTGTGACGGGTCCCTGTCGCGGGCGGGAACCCCGGGCCCGAATCGGTCACCTCGATGCGGCAGCGGTCTCCGTCCAGATAGGCCGTGACGTGGTACGCCTCGGCCTCATCCGGGACACCGCCGCCCCCGCCGTGCTCCACCGCGTTCGTACACGCCTCGCTCAGCGCCACCGAGAGGTCGAAGGAGATGTCCGGGTCCACCCCCGCGGTCTCCATCGTCCCCAGCAGCAGTCGCCTGGCGAGCGGCACGCTCGCGGCTTCGCGCCTCAAGTGGAGAGACCACCAGATGCTCATACGGTTACCTATTGCCGCCCTTGGGGGGCCGTAAGCGCCCGGCGGCCGTCCGAGCGCTCCATTGCCCTCGTTCGGCCGATGCGGCTCTCCCGGACCCGGTGTATGCGGCGGTGTCCGCCGCCTGGTTCCCCTGTGCTGGTCGAGGGCGCCCATGCCGGACTCATGGGACCTTCCGGACCTGCCGTATGAAGGCACTGAGCTCAGTGCGATGATGACCCGGCCATGACTGACCCCCACGCGACGCACGCCGGAACCGGCCTCCGGCTGATCCGGGCCGCGGTGTTCACCGCGGTCTGCGTCGTGCTGTCCGCGGCAGGGCACGCGCTGGCGTCCTGCGCCAC from Streptomyces sp. NBC_00190 harbors:
- a CDS encoding aminopeptidase P family protein, coding for MADELTPETPEEEQPKKTHKQRKNGLYPGVSDELAESMRTGWADTELTGLEPIAQAAHTGARRAALSARFPGERLVVPAGRLKTRSNDTEYPFRASTEYAYLTGDQTENGVLVLEPTGETGHTATIYLLPRSNRENGEFWLSGQGELWVGRRHSLTEAEQLLGIPAKDVRELAEALTEAEGPVRNVRSHDSVIETALTDKVTKERDEELRVYLSEARAVKDDFEIGELQKAVDSTVRGFEDVVKVLDKAEATSERYIEGTFFLRARVEGNDVGYGSICAAGPHACTLHWVRNDGDVRSGDLLLLDAGVETHSLYTADVTRTLPINGTYTDIQRKIYDAVYESQEAGIAAVKPGAKFRDFHDASQHVLAEKLVEWGLLEGPVERVLELGLQRRWTLHGTGHMLGMDVHDCAAARTEAYVDGTLEPGMCLTVEPGLYFQADDLTVPEEYRGIGVRIEDDILVTEDGNRNLSAGLPRTSDEVEAWMARLKG
- a CDS encoding ATP-binding protein, with the translated sequence MSIWWSLHLRREAASVPLARRLLLGTMETAGVDPDISFDLSVALSEACTNAVEHGGGGGVPDEAEAYHVTAYLDGDRCRIEVTDSGPGFPPATGTRHRPSLAEHGRGLHLIEELADHVRFRNRPGRGAVVSFDKMLKWRDDALLKVS
- a CDS encoding PP2C family protein-serine/threonine phosphatase yields the protein MLDMHPCMRVDVDSLMAAQHDLGVCDAIWRIAPGGKADAMSAPHLPKVAGIDPAVTTSPHTVAPTTARTTPASAPVPGPGPGSLIQDRLAGMVSDLTTLHELTERLARTGDLDSSLHEFLRAGAALVGARRGLIILEPSDGLGPSHTIGLGLGHADLGHIETVPRSATSYGRILDGLPDAHGGSEVLPEPGEPAGTGGFAAPVDPRHREVAARLGYAASYSLPLTAEATGRLGAAVWLYDEQAEPSDRQRDLAGLYVRHAAEHLARMLEVERSRSRLASISEELLPSRLPRIPGVQLAARHHTGPRGGGDWYDALPLPEGALGLAVGSVTGSGPSAVAAMGRLRASLRAYAVMEGEDPVAVLSDLELLLRLTEPARSATALFAYCEPVGSPGAGGQGNKIILAGAGHTPPLLIGERRTEYVETSLSAPLGMLSCWEAPSVEIEPASGETVLLYTDGLLRRTGDPMDRAYARLHAAAAGVPRTARDDPAALCDHILRTVLPEGEPADLPDDIVLLAARFE